A stretch of Linepithema humile isolate Giens D197 chromosome 3, Lhum_UNIL_v1.0, whole genome shotgun sequence DNA encodes these proteins:
- the SERCA gene encoding calcium-transporting ATPase sarcoplasmic/endoplasmic reticulum type isoform X1, whose translation MEDGHSKTVEEVVNYFGVDSEKGLSPDQVKRNQEKYGLNELPAEEGKSIWQLVLEQFDDLLVKILLLAAIISFVLALFEEHEDAFTAFVEPFVILLILIANAVVGVWQERNAESAIEALKEYEPEMGKVVRSDKSGVQRIRAKEIVPGDIVEVSVGDKIPADIRLSKIFSTTLRIDQSILTGESVSVIKHTDPVPDPRAVNQDKKNILFSGTNVAAGKARGVVIGTGLNTAIGKIRTEMSETEEIKTPLQQKLDEFGEQLSKVISVICVAVWAINIGHFNDPAHGGSWIKGAIYYFKIAVALAVAAIPEGLPAVITTCLALGTRRMAKKNAIVRSLPSVETLGCTSVICSDKTGTLTTNQMSVSRMFIFDKVEGNDSSFHEFEITGSTYEPIGEVFLRGQKIKGQDYETLHEIGTICIMCNDSAIDFNEFKQAFEKVGEATETALIVLAEKINPFGVPKTGLDRRTGAIVVRQDIETKWKKEFTLEFSRDRKSMSSYCVPLKSSKLGTGPKLFVKGAPEGVLDRCTHCRVGSQKVPLTSTLKNRILELTRQYGTGRDTLRCLALATADHPIKPEDMDLGDSTKFYTYEKDLTFVGVVGMLDPPRKEVFDSIVRCRAAGIRVIVITGDNKATAEAICRRIGVFGEDEDTTGKSYSGREFDDLPIAEQKAACARSRLFSRVEPAHKSKIVEYLQSMNEISAMTGDGVNDAPALKKAEIGIAMGSGTAVAKSASEMVLADDNFSSIVAAVEEGRAIYNNMKQFIRYLISSNIGEVVSIFLTAALGLPEALIPVQLLWVNLVTDGLPATALGFNPPDLDIMSKPPRKADESLISGWLFFRYLAIGFYVGAATVGSAAWWFMYSPNGPQMNYYQVTHHLACIGGGEEFKGINCKIFSDPHPMTMALSVLVTIEMLNAMNSLSENQSLITMPPWSNLWLIASMALSFTLHFVILYVEVLSSVFQVTPLTGEEWLTVMKFSIPVVLLDETLKFIARKITDGENPIYTVHWIVLMWAVFFGLLHICPI comes from the exons AATTGCCAGCTGAGGAGG GAAAATCCATCTGGCAACTCGTCTTGGAACAGTTCGATGACCTTCTAGTTAAGATTCTTCTATTAGCTGctataatttctttt GTATTAGCCTTATTTGAAGAGCACGAGGATGCGTTCACGGCCTTCGTCGAACCCTTCGTCATCCTGCTCATCCTTATCGCCAACGCCGTGGTCGGCGTCTGGCAGGAACGAAATGCCGAGTCCGCGATCGAGGCGCTCAAGGAGTACGAGCCCGAGATGGGTAAAGTCGTGCGATCGGACAAATCTGGCGTGCAGAGGATCCGGGCCAAGGAGATCGTACCCGGCGACATCGTGGAGGTGTCGGTCGGCGACAAGATCCCAGCCGACATCCGTCTCTCCAAGATTTTCTCGACCACCCTCAGGATCGACCAGTCTATCCTGACTGGCGAATCAGTGTCTGTCATCAAGCACACCGACCCGGTGCCCGACCCACGCGCTGTCAATCAG GATAAGAAGAACATCTTGTTCTCTGGTACCAACGTCGCTGCTGGAAAGGCCCGCGGTGTCGTTATTGGAACCGGCTTGAACACGGCCATCGGTAAAATCCGTACTGAGATGTCGGAGACCGAGGAAATCAAGACGCCGTTGCAGCAGAAATTGGACGAGTTCGGTGAACAGCTGTCGAAGGTTATCTCTGTGATTTGCGTCGCCGTATGGGCCATCAACATCGGCCACTTCAACGATCCGGCTCATGGCGGATCCTGGATCAAGGGTGCCATCTACTACTTCAAGATTGCCGTCGCTCTTGCCGTAGCCGCTATTCCTGAGGGTTTGCCCGCTGTAATTACGACTTGCTTGGCCCTGGGCACCAGGCGTATGGCCAAGAAGAACGCCATTGTGCGATCCCTGCCGTCCGTAGAGACTCTGGGCTGCACGTCTGTCATCTGCTCCGACAAAACTGGCACTCTGACGACCAACCAGATGTCTGTCAGCCG AATGTTCATCTTTGACAAGGTCGAGGGTAACGACAGCAGCTTCCACGAGTTCGAGATCACCGGGTCGACTTACGAACCCATTGGCGAGGTTTTCCTGAGGGGACAGAAAATCAAGGGACAGGATTACGAAACGTTACACGAGATTGGCACTATCTGCATTATGTGCAATGACTCCGCTATCGACTTCAACGAGTTCAAACAGGCATTCGAGAAGGTCGGCGAAGCCACCGAGACCGCCCTGATCGTACTCGCGGAGAAGATCAACCCGTTCGGTGTCCCGAAGACCGGTCTCGATCGCCGAACCGGCGCCATTGTTGTCAGGCAGGACATTGAGACGAAATGGAAGAAGGAATTCACGCTGGAGTTCTCTCGCGATCGTAAATCCATGTCGTCGTACTGCGTGCCTCTGAAGTCGTCGAAGCTGGGAACCGGACCGAAGTTGTTCGTCAAGGGTGCGCCGGAAGGTGTGTTGGACAGGTGCACGCACTGCCGCGTTGGTAGCCAGAAGGTTCCGCTCACTTCGACCCTGAAGAACCGTATTCTCGAGCTGACCAGGCAATACGGAACTGGTAGGGATACCCTGCGCTGCCTCGCCCTTGCCACCGCCGACCACCCGATAAAGCCCGAAGACATGGATCTCGGCGACTCCACCAAATTCTACACATACGAGAAGGATCTCACGTTCGTCGGTGTGGTAGGCATGCTTGACCCGCCTCGCAAGGAAGTATTCGACTCGATTGTCAGGTGCCGCGCCGCCGGCATCCGTGTAATTGTTATCACTGGCGACAACAAGGCTACCGCCGAGGCCATCTGCCGACGTATCGGCGTCTTCGGCGAGGATGAAGACACCACCGGAAAATCGTATTCCGGGCGTGAATTCGACGACTTGCCGATAGCGGAACAGAAGGCCGCTTGTGCCAGGTCTCGTCTCTTCTCCCGCGTAGAACCGGCCCACAAGTCCAAGATTGTTGAGTATTTGCAGAGCATGAATGAAATTTCTGCCATG ACTGGTGACGGTGTGAATGACGCTCCCGCTTTGAAGAAGGCTGAGATCGGTATTGCTATGGGCTCTGGCACCGCGGTCGCGAAATCGGCTTCGGAGATGGTGTTGGCAGACGACAACTTCTCCTCCATCGTAGCTGCTGTAGAGGAAGGCCGTGCCATCTACAATAACATGAAACAATTTATCCGTTATCTCATCTCTTCCAACATTGGCGAGGTCGTCAG TATATTCTTGACTGCCGCTCTTGGTCTTCCCGAGGCTCTGATCCCGGTTCAGCTTCTGTGGGTCAACCTGGTCACTGATGGTCTTCCAGCCACTGCTCTTGGTTTCAACCCGCCTGACTTGGACATCATGAGCAAG CCTCCCCGAAAAGCTGACGAATCTCTGATTTCTGGATGGCTATTTTTCCGCTACTTGGCCATTGGTTTCTACGTAGGCGCTGCCACTGTCGGCTCGGCTGCCTGGTGGTTCATGTACAGCCCGAATGGTCCtcaaatgaattattatcaaGTG ACTCACCACTTGGCGTGTATTGGCGGTGGAGAGGAATTCAAGGGCATCAACTGCAAGATCTTCTCTGATCCTCATCCTATGACTATGGCTCTTTCTGTACTGGTCACCATTGAAATGTTAAACGCCATGAACAG CTTATCCGAGAATCAGTCGCTCATCACCATGCCGCCTTGGTCCAACCTGTGGCTCATCGCCTCCATGGCTCTTTCTTTCACACTCCATTTCGTCATCCTGTACGTCGAGGTTCTTTCG TCCGTATTCCAAGTGACCCCGCTAACGGGTGAAGAATGGCTTACCGTTATGAAGTTCTCCATTCCAGTGGTACTTCTCGACGAAACCTTGAAGTTCATTGCCAGAAAGATCACAGACGGTGAGAATCCAATTTACACCGTACATTGGATCGTTCTAATGTGGGCTGTGTTCTTTGGACTGTTGCATATCTGTCCCATATAG
- the SERCA gene encoding calcium-transporting ATPase sarcoplasmic/endoplasmic reticulum type isoform X2 translates to MEDGHSKTVEEVVNYFGVDSEKGLSPDQVKRNQEKYGLNELPAEEGKSIWQLVLEQFDDLLVKILLLAAIISFVLALFEEHEDAFTAFVEPFVILLILIANAVVGVWQERNAESAIEALKEYEPEMGKVVRSDKSGVQRIRAKEIVPGDIVEVSVGDKIPADIRLSKIFSTTLRIDQSILTGESVSVIKHTDPVPDPRAVNQDKKNILFSGTNVAAGKARGVVIGTGLNTAIGKIRTEMSETEEIKTPLQQKLDEFGEQLSKVISVICVAVWAINIGHFNDPAHGGSWIKGAIYYFKIAVALAVAAIPEGLPAVITTCLALGTRRMAKKNAIVRSLPSVETLGCTSVICSDKTGTLTTNQMSVSRMFIFDKVEGNDSSFHEFEITGSTYEPIGEVFLRGQKIKGQDYETLHEIGTICIMCNDSAIDFNEFKQAFEKVGEATETALIVLAEKINPFGVPKTGLDRRTGAIVVRQDIETKWKKEFTLEFSRDRKSMSSYCVPLKSSKLGTGPKLFVKGAPEGVLDRCTHCRVGSQKVPLTSTLKNRILELTRQYGTGRDTLRCLALATADHPIKPEDMDLGDSTKFYTYEKDLTFVGVVGMLDPPRKEVFDSIVRCRAAGIRVIVITGDNKATAEAICRRIGVFGEDEDTTGKSYSGREFDDLPIAEQKAACARSRLFSRVEPAHKSKIVEYLQSMNEISAMTGDGVNDAPALKKAEIGIAMGSGTAVAKSASEMVLADDNFSSIVAAVEEGRAIYNNMKQFIRYLISSNIGEVVSIFLTAALGLPEALIPVQLLWVNLVTDGLPATALGFNPPDLDIMSKPPRKADESLISGWLFFRYLAIGFYVGAATVGSAAWWFMYSPNGPQMNYYQVTHHLACIGGGEEFKGINCKIFSDPHPMTMALSVLVTIEMLNAMNSLSENQSLITMPPWSNLWLIASMALSFTLHFVILYVEVLSSVFQVTPLTGEEWLTVMKFSIPVVLLDETLKFIARKITDVNEVVVDKWAAR, encoded by the exons AATTGCCAGCTGAGGAGG GAAAATCCATCTGGCAACTCGTCTTGGAACAGTTCGATGACCTTCTAGTTAAGATTCTTCTATTAGCTGctataatttctttt GTATTAGCCTTATTTGAAGAGCACGAGGATGCGTTCACGGCCTTCGTCGAACCCTTCGTCATCCTGCTCATCCTTATCGCCAACGCCGTGGTCGGCGTCTGGCAGGAACGAAATGCCGAGTCCGCGATCGAGGCGCTCAAGGAGTACGAGCCCGAGATGGGTAAAGTCGTGCGATCGGACAAATCTGGCGTGCAGAGGATCCGGGCCAAGGAGATCGTACCCGGCGACATCGTGGAGGTGTCGGTCGGCGACAAGATCCCAGCCGACATCCGTCTCTCCAAGATTTTCTCGACCACCCTCAGGATCGACCAGTCTATCCTGACTGGCGAATCAGTGTCTGTCATCAAGCACACCGACCCGGTGCCCGACCCACGCGCTGTCAATCAG GATAAGAAGAACATCTTGTTCTCTGGTACCAACGTCGCTGCTGGAAAGGCCCGCGGTGTCGTTATTGGAACCGGCTTGAACACGGCCATCGGTAAAATCCGTACTGAGATGTCGGAGACCGAGGAAATCAAGACGCCGTTGCAGCAGAAATTGGACGAGTTCGGTGAACAGCTGTCGAAGGTTATCTCTGTGATTTGCGTCGCCGTATGGGCCATCAACATCGGCCACTTCAACGATCCGGCTCATGGCGGATCCTGGATCAAGGGTGCCATCTACTACTTCAAGATTGCCGTCGCTCTTGCCGTAGCCGCTATTCCTGAGGGTTTGCCCGCTGTAATTACGACTTGCTTGGCCCTGGGCACCAGGCGTATGGCCAAGAAGAACGCCATTGTGCGATCCCTGCCGTCCGTAGAGACTCTGGGCTGCACGTCTGTCATCTGCTCCGACAAAACTGGCACTCTGACGACCAACCAGATGTCTGTCAGCCG AATGTTCATCTTTGACAAGGTCGAGGGTAACGACAGCAGCTTCCACGAGTTCGAGATCACCGGGTCGACTTACGAACCCATTGGCGAGGTTTTCCTGAGGGGACAGAAAATCAAGGGACAGGATTACGAAACGTTACACGAGATTGGCACTATCTGCATTATGTGCAATGACTCCGCTATCGACTTCAACGAGTTCAAACAGGCATTCGAGAAGGTCGGCGAAGCCACCGAGACCGCCCTGATCGTACTCGCGGAGAAGATCAACCCGTTCGGTGTCCCGAAGACCGGTCTCGATCGCCGAACCGGCGCCATTGTTGTCAGGCAGGACATTGAGACGAAATGGAAGAAGGAATTCACGCTGGAGTTCTCTCGCGATCGTAAATCCATGTCGTCGTACTGCGTGCCTCTGAAGTCGTCGAAGCTGGGAACCGGACCGAAGTTGTTCGTCAAGGGTGCGCCGGAAGGTGTGTTGGACAGGTGCACGCACTGCCGCGTTGGTAGCCAGAAGGTTCCGCTCACTTCGACCCTGAAGAACCGTATTCTCGAGCTGACCAGGCAATACGGAACTGGTAGGGATACCCTGCGCTGCCTCGCCCTTGCCACCGCCGACCACCCGATAAAGCCCGAAGACATGGATCTCGGCGACTCCACCAAATTCTACACATACGAGAAGGATCTCACGTTCGTCGGTGTGGTAGGCATGCTTGACCCGCCTCGCAAGGAAGTATTCGACTCGATTGTCAGGTGCCGCGCCGCCGGCATCCGTGTAATTGTTATCACTGGCGACAACAAGGCTACCGCCGAGGCCATCTGCCGACGTATCGGCGTCTTCGGCGAGGATGAAGACACCACCGGAAAATCGTATTCCGGGCGTGAATTCGACGACTTGCCGATAGCGGAACAGAAGGCCGCTTGTGCCAGGTCTCGTCTCTTCTCCCGCGTAGAACCGGCCCACAAGTCCAAGATTGTTGAGTATTTGCAGAGCATGAATGAAATTTCTGCCATG ACTGGTGACGGTGTGAATGACGCTCCCGCTTTGAAGAAGGCTGAGATCGGTATTGCTATGGGCTCTGGCACCGCGGTCGCGAAATCGGCTTCGGAGATGGTGTTGGCAGACGACAACTTCTCCTCCATCGTAGCTGCTGTAGAGGAAGGCCGTGCCATCTACAATAACATGAAACAATTTATCCGTTATCTCATCTCTTCCAACATTGGCGAGGTCGTCAG TATATTCTTGACTGCCGCTCTTGGTCTTCCCGAGGCTCTGATCCCGGTTCAGCTTCTGTGGGTCAACCTGGTCACTGATGGTCTTCCAGCCACTGCTCTTGGTTTCAACCCGCCTGACTTGGACATCATGAGCAAG CCTCCCCGAAAAGCTGACGAATCTCTGATTTCTGGATGGCTATTTTTCCGCTACTTGGCCATTGGTTTCTACGTAGGCGCTGCCACTGTCGGCTCGGCTGCCTGGTGGTTCATGTACAGCCCGAATGGTCCtcaaatgaattattatcaaGTG ACTCACCACTTGGCGTGTATTGGCGGTGGAGAGGAATTCAAGGGCATCAACTGCAAGATCTTCTCTGATCCTCATCCTATGACTATGGCTCTTTCTGTACTGGTCACCATTGAAATGTTAAACGCCATGAACAG CTTATCCGAGAATCAGTCGCTCATCACCATGCCGCCTTGGTCCAACCTGTGGCTCATCGCCTCCATGGCTCTTTCTTTCACACTCCATTTCGTCATCCTGTACGTCGAGGTTCTTTCG TCCGTATTCCAAGTGACCCCGCTAACGGGTGAAGAATGGCTTACCGTTATGAAGTTCTCCATTCCAGTGGTACTTCTCGACGAAACCTTGAAGTTCATTGCCAGAAAGATCACAGACG TAAATGAGGTGGTCGTCGACAAGTGGGCGGCCCGTTAA
- the SERCA gene encoding calcium-transporting ATPase sarcoplasmic/endoplasmic reticulum type isoform X3, protein MEDGHSKTVEEVVNYFGVDSEKGLSPDQVKRNQEKYGLNELPAEEGKSIWQLVLEQFDDLLVKILLLAAIISFVLALFEEHEDAFTAFVEPFVILLILIANAVVGVWQERNAESAIEALKEYEPEMGKVVRSDKSGVQRIRAKEIVPGDIVEVSVGDKIPADIRLSKIFSTTLRIDQSILTGESVSVIKHTDPVPDPRAVNQDKKNILFSGTNVAAGKARGVVIGTGLNTAIGKIRTEMSETEEIKTPLQQKLDEFGEQLSKVISVICVAVWAINIGHFNDPAHGGSWIKGAIYYFKIAVALAVAAIPEGLPAVITTCLALGTRRMAKKNAIVRSLPSVETLGCTSVICSDKTGTLTTNQMSVSRMFIFDKVEGNDSSFHEFEITGSTYEPIGEVFLRGQKIKGQDYETLHEIGTICIMCNDSAIDFNEFKQAFEKVGEATETALIVLAEKINPFGVPKTGLDRRTGAIVVRQDIETKWKKEFTLEFSRDRKSMSSYCVPLKSSKLGTGPKLFVKGAPEGVLDRCTHCRVGSQKVPLTSTLKNRILELTRQYGTGRDTLRCLALATADHPIKPEDMDLGDSTKFYTYEKDLTFVGVVGMLDPPRKEVFDSIVRCRAAGIRVIVITGDNKATAEAICRRIGVFGEDEDTTGKSYSGREFDDLPIAEQKAACARSRLFSRVEPAHKSKIVEYLQSMNEISAMTGDGVNDAPALKKAEIGIAMGSGTAVAKSASEMVLADDNFSSIVAAVEEGRAIYNNMKQFIRYLISSNIGEVVSIFLTAALGLPEALIPVQLLWVNLVTDGLPATALGFNPPDLDIMSKPPRKADESLISGWLFFRYLAIGFYVGAATVGSAAWWFMYSPNGPQMNYYQVTHHLACIGGGEEFKGINCKIFSDPHPMTMALSVLVTIEMLNAMNSLSENQSLITMPPWSNLWLIASMALSFTLHFVILYVEVLSSVFQVTPLTGEEWLTVMKFSIPVVLLDETLKFIARKITDVTPPVTSPK, encoded by the exons AATTGCCAGCTGAGGAGG GAAAATCCATCTGGCAACTCGTCTTGGAACAGTTCGATGACCTTCTAGTTAAGATTCTTCTATTAGCTGctataatttctttt GTATTAGCCTTATTTGAAGAGCACGAGGATGCGTTCACGGCCTTCGTCGAACCCTTCGTCATCCTGCTCATCCTTATCGCCAACGCCGTGGTCGGCGTCTGGCAGGAACGAAATGCCGAGTCCGCGATCGAGGCGCTCAAGGAGTACGAGCCCGAGATGGGTAAAGTCGTGCGATCGGACAAATCTGGCGTGCAGAGGATCCGGGCCAAGGAGATCGTACCCGGCGACATCGTGGAGGTGTCGGTCGGCGACAAGATCCCAGCCGACATCCGTCTCTCCAAGATTTTCTCGACCACCCTCAGGATCGACCAGTCTATCCTGACTGGCGAATCAGTGTCTGTCATCAAGCACACCGACCCGGTGCCCGACCCACGCGCTGTCAATCAG GATAAGAAGAACATCTTGTTCTCTGGTACCAACGTCGCTGCTGGAAAGGCCCGCGGTGTCGTTATTGGAACCGGCTTGAACACGGCCATCGGTAAAATCCGTACTGAGATGTCGGAGACCGAGGAAATCAAGACGCCGTTGCAGCAGAAATTGGACGAGTTCGGTGAACAGCTGTCGAAGGTTATCTCTGTGATTTGCGTCGCCGTATGGGCCATCAACATCGGCCACTTCAACGATCCGGCTCATGGCGGATCCTGGATCAAGGGTGCCATCTACTACTTCAAGATTGCCGTCGCTCTTGCCGTAGCCGCTATTCCTGAGGGTTTGCCCGCTGTAATTACGACTTGCTTGGCCCTGGGCACCAGGCGTATGGCCAAGAAGAACGCCATTGTGCGATCCCTGCCGTCCGTAGAGACTCTGGGCTGCACGTCTGTCATCTGCTCCGACAAAACTGGCACTCTGACGACCAACCAGATGTCTGTCAGCCG AATGTTCATCTTTGACAAGGTCGAGGGTAACGACAGCAGCTTCCACGAGTTCGAGATCACCGGGTCGACTTACGAACCCATTGGCGAGGTTTTCCTGAGGGGACAGAAAATCAAGGGACAGGATTACGAAACGTTACACGAGATTGGCACTATCTGCATTATGTGCAATGACTCCGCTATCGACTTCAACGAGTTCAAACAGGCATTCGAGAAGGTCGGCGAAGCCACCGAGACCGCCCTGATCGTACTCGCGGAGAAGATCAACCCGTTCGGTGTCCCGAAGACCGGTCTCGATCGCCGAACCGGCGCCATTGTTGTCAGGCAGGACATTGAGACGAAATGGAAGAAGGAATTCACGCTGGAGTTCTCTCGCGATCGTAAATCCATGTCGTCGTACTGCGTGCCTCTGAAGTCGTCGAAGCTGGGAACCGGACCGAAGTTGTTCGTCAAGGGTGCGCCGGAAGGTGTGTTGGACAGGTGCACGCACTGCCGCGTTGGTAGCCAGAAGGTTCCGCTCACTTCGACCCTGAAGAACCGTATTCTCGAGCTGACCAGGCAATACGGAACTGGTAGGGATACCCTGCGCTGCCTCGCCCTTGCCACCGCCGACCACCCGATAAAGCCCGAAGACATGGATCTCGGCGACTCCACCAAATTCTACACATACGAGAAGGATCTCACGTTCGTCGGTGTGGTAGGCATGCTTGACCCGCCTCGCAAGGAAGTATTCGACTCGATTGTCAGGTGCCGCGCCGCCGGCATCCGTGTAATTGTTATCACTGGCGACAACAAGGCTACCGCCGAGGCCATCTGCCGACGTATCGGCGTCTTCGGCGAGGATGAAGACACCACCGGAAAATCGTATTCCGGGCGTGAATTCGACGACTTGCCGATAGCGGAACAGAAGGCCGCTTGTGCCAGGTCTCGTCTCTTCTCCCGCGTAGAACCGGCCCACAAGTCCAAGATTGTTGAGTATTTGCAGAGCATGAATGAAATTTCTGCCATG ACTGGTGACGGTGTGAATGACGCTCCCGCTTTGAAGAAGGCTGAGATCGGTATTGCTATGGGCTCTGGCACCGCGGTCGCGAAATCGGCTTCGGAGATGGTGTTGGCAGACGACAACTTCTCCTCCATCGTAGCTGCTGTAGAGGAAGGCCGTGCCATCTACAATAACATGAAACAATTTATCCGTTATCTCATCTCTTCCAACATTGGCGAGGTCGTCAG TATATTCTTGACTGCCGCTCTTGGTCTTCCCGAGGCTCTGATCCCGGTTCAGCTTCTGTGGGTCAACCTGGTCACTGATGGTCTTCCAGCCACTGCTCTTGGTTTCAACCCGCCTGACTTGGACATCATGAGCAAG CCTCCCCGAAAAGCTGACGAATCTCTGATTTCTGGATGGCTATTTTTCCGCTACTTGGCCATTGGTTTCTACGTAGGCGCTGCCACTGTCGGCTCGGCTGCCTGGTGGTTCATGTACAGCCCGAATGGTCCtcaaatgaattattatcaaGTG ACTCACCACTTGGCGTGTATTGGCGGTGGAGAGGAATTCAAGGGCATCAACTGCAAGATCTTCTCTGATCCTCATCCTATGACTATGGCTCTTTCTGTACTGGTCACCATTGAAATGTTAAACGCCATGAACAG CTTATCCGAGAATCAGTCGCTCATCACCATGCCGCCTTGGTCCAACCTGTGGCTCATCGCCTCCATGGCTCTTTCTTTCACACTCCATTTCGTCATCCTGTACGTCGAGGTTCTTTCG TCCGTATTCCAAGTGACCCCGCTAACGGGTGAAGAATGGCTTACCGTTATGAAGTTCTCCATTCCAGTGGTACTTCTCGACGAAACCTTGAAGTTCATTGCCAGAAAGATCACAGACG TGACACCGCCGGTGACGTCGCCGAAATAA